One Oryza sativa Japonica Group chromosome 8, ASM3414082v1 DNA window includes the following coding sequences:
- the LOC4345902 gene encoding fasciclin-like arabinogalactan protein 1 gives MRHLRLAAALLLVVLFPLAVSAADGKAAAAPAKAKAPAAPPPAPPNITASMAKGGCKAFAALVAASPDALSTFQSAADGGVTAFCPTDDAMRAFMPTYKNLTADGKASLLLFHAVPVYYSLRSLKSNNGVMNTLATDGSAKNFNFTVQNEGDKVTIKTDASDGVARIKDTVYDKDPIAIYAVDTVLEPVELFEPAESPAPAPAPVADAPKASKSKKASHRHVADAPGPAGDDAPPADQRKSSKKNDAAAGASCLRWLAALPVAVAVAAALA, from the coding sequence AtgcgccacctccgcctcgccgccgcgctcctcctcgtcgtcctcttccccctcgccgtctccgccgccgacggcaaggcggcggcggcgccggcgaaggcgaaggcgccCGCGGCGCCCCCGCCAGCCCCGCCGAACATCACGGCGTCGATGGCGAAGGGCGGCTGCAAGGCGTTCGCGGCGCTGGTGGCGGCCTCGCCCGACGCGCTGTCCACGTTCCAGTcggccgccgacggcggcgtgACGGCGTTCTGCCCCACCGACGACGCCATGAGGGCGTTCATGCCCACGTACAAGAACCTCACCGCCGACGGCAAGGCGTCGCTGCTGCTCTTCCACGCCGTCCCGGTCTACTACTCGCTGCGGAGCCTCAAGTCCAACAACGGCGTCATGAACACCCTCGCCACCGACGGCTCCGCCAAGAACTTCAACTTCACGGTGCAGAACGAGGGCGACAAGGTGACCATCAAGACGGACGCCTCCGACGGCGTCGCGCGGATCAAGGACACGGTGTACGACAAGGACCCCATCGCCATCTACGCGGTGGACACGGTGCTCGAGCCGGTGGAGCTCTTCGAGCCCGCCGagtccccggcgccggcgcccgccCCGGTCGCCGACGCGCCCAAGGCCTCCAAGTCCAAGAAGGCGTCCCACCGGCACGTGGCGGACGCGCCCgggccggccggcgacgacgcgccgCCCGCCGACCAGAGGAAGAGCTCCAAGAagaacgacgccgccgccggcgcctcgtGCCTGCGGTGGCTCGCCGCcctgcccgtcgccgtcgccgtggccgccgccttGGCTTAG
- the LOC4345903 gene encoding uncharacterized protein, giving the protein MARGLAVASLLLVALAVVARPPLALAVKDYPADASAVAKKSPASKADTPTTGKESVAGKTDVVTVAKKSPAGKADTSATYKEYAAAKADAVTVTKKSPAAKADTPTTSKESAAGKANAATVAKKSPAGKADTSATATGKEYAAAKADAITVTKKSPAAKADMPATGKESIAKVDAATVAKESTAGKTGKKAAAKEFTMSGKTNTEADAATVAKKSLAGKAGTPATGKEYAVTKADAATVAKKSPADKTGKESVVAKADTATVTKKSTAGKTGKKVAAKESPASHKTSMEAATKKSTANKTGTETAAKESTVSGKTDTETAAKESTAPGKTDTTAAVKESTAGKGDAPAMAEKSAAGKAEASAAAKESPTNKADAAAAGPTSGGYQYVNFVIKNPVKAKEKSSDRADGLPIDPTPDGQMMH; this is encoded by the coding sequence ATGGCTCGTGGCCTCGCCGTTGCGTCGCTGCTGCTGGTCGCCCTCGCCGTGGTagcacggccgccgctcgccctggCAGTGAAGGATTACCCGGCCGACGCGTCGGCGGTGGCTAAGAAATCTCCAGCCAGTAAGGCTGACACGCCTACCACGGGTAAAGAATCCGTCGCTGGCAAGACCGACGTGGTCACGGTGGCTAAGAAATCTCCAGCTGGTAAGGCAGACACGTCTGCCACATATAAGGAATACGCCGCTGCAAAGGCCGACGCGGTCACGGTGACTAAGAAATCCCCAGCCGCCAAGGCTGACACGCCTACCACGAGTAAGGAATCTGCCGCTGGCAAGGCCAACGCGGCCACGGTGGCTAAGAAATCTCCAGCTGGTAAGGCAGACACGTCTGCCACTGCCACAGGTAAGGAATACGCCGCTGCCAAGGCCGACGCGATCACGGTGACTAAGAAATCACCAGCTGCCAAGGCTGACATGCCTGCCACGGGTAAGGAATCCATTGCCAAGGTCGACGCGGCCACGGTGGCTAAGGAATCCACCGCCGGCAAGACCGGCAAGAAGGCTGCGGCAAAGGAATTCACGATGTCCGGCAAGACCAACACTGAGGCCGACGCGGCCACGGTGGCTAAGAAATCCCTAGCCGGTAAGGCTGGCACACCTGCCACGGGTAAGGAATACGCCGTTACCAAGGCTGACGCAGCCACGGTGGCTAAGAAATCTCCAGCCGATAAGACGGGTAAGGAATCTGTCGTTGCCAAGGCCGACACGGCTACGGTGACAAAGAAATCCACAGCTGGCAAGACCGGCAAGAAGGTTGCGGCAAAGGAATCCCCCGCATCCCACAAGACCAGCATGGAGGCCGCAACAAAGAAATCCACTGCTAACAAGACCGGCACGGAGACCGCAGCAAAGGAATCCACGGTATCCGGCAAGACCGACACAGAAACCGCGGCAAAAGAATCTACAGCGCCCGGCAAGACCGACACGACGGCCGCGGTCAAGGAATCTACAGCCGGCAAAGGCGATGCACCCGCCATGGCTGAGAAATCCGCGGCAGGTAAGGCCGAGGCATCCGCCGCGGCAAAGGAATCCCCAACAAACAAGGCCgacgcagcggcggccggcccTACCAGTGGAGGCTACCAATACGTCAATTTCGTCATAAAGAATCCAGTCAAAGCCAAGGAAAAATCGAGTGACCGTGCCGATGGCCTTCCTATCGATCCGACGCCCGACGGCCAGATGATGCACTAA